In the Rhinoderma darwinii isolate aRhiDar2 chromosome 13, aRhiDar2.hap1, whole genome shotgun sequence genome, one interval contains:
- the GPRC5C gene encoding G-protein coupled receptor family C group 5 member C, whose product MALLNGFRPSGTILASAWLLTIFSNLAEAQTAPTGCGEGLNSLYYNLCDLSAAWGIVLQAITSAGIVSSFILTIVLVASTPFIQDKRKKSMLGTQVFFLLGTLGLFCLVFDMVVKQDFSTCASRRFLFGVFFAICFSCLWVHASNLNYLVRRNSGPSGWWIIGVAIALSLVEVIINTEWLIITIVRSSSTEVKCQYANADFVMALIYVMFLIVAGFVTAWPALCGRYGHWKKHAVFILLTLFLSACIWIVWIVMFVYGNAQVGNPLYWDDPTLAIALVSNAWTFVFLYIIPEISQLTKPSLEQTFEEDLYPTRGVGYETILKEQTSQSMYVENKAFSMDEPQSAKRPVSPYSGYNGQIRSSVYQPTEMALMNKNTTELPYDVIIPRATANTHPAVAASGNSTLRAEDAFSAQNRHSSNNGQANSSPYSQW is encoded by the exons ATGGCTCTTCTCAACGGTTTTCGTCCATCTGGGACCATCTTGGCTTCTGCGTGGCTTTTGACCATCTTCTCAAATTTGGCCGAGGCTCAGACGGCTCCTACTGGATGTGGAGAAGGATTAAACTCGCTCTACTATAACTTATGTGACCTGTCGGCAGCATGGGGCATTGTCCTACAAGCCATAACAAGTGCCGGCATTGTATCTTCCTTCATTCTCACCATTGTATTAGTAGCCAGCACCCCCTTTATTCAGGACAAGAGGAAGAAGAGCATGCTGGGAACTCAAGTGTTTTTCCTCCTTGGCACTTTGGGACTTTTTTGTCTTGTGTTTGATATGGTGGTCAAACAAGATTTCTCAACTTGTGCATCTCGAAGATTCCTCTTTGGTGTCTTCTTTGCCATTTGCTTCTCCTGCTTGTGGGTCCATGCAAGTAATCTCAACTATTTGGTGAGGAGAAACTCTGGACCAAGCGGTTGGTGGATTATTGGCGTGGCCATTGCCCTATCTCTGGTAGAAGTGATCATCAACACAGAGTGGCTGATCATCACCATCGTACGAAGCAGTAGTACTGAGGTAAAGTGTCAATATGCCAACGCGGACTTTGTAATGGCGTTGATATACGTCATGTTCCTCATCGTTGCCGGATTTGTGACGGCCTGGCCAGCCTTGTGTGGGCGATATGGTCACTGGAAGAAGCACGCGGTCTTCATTCTACTCACTCTTTTCCTATCCGCTTGCATTTGGATCGTGTGGATTGTTATGTTTGTCTATGGAAACGCTCAGGTTGGAAACCCTTTGTATTGGGATGACCCAACATTGGCTATTGCTCTGGTATCAAATGCCTGGACCTTTGTGTTCCTCTATATCATCCCGGAGATCTCTCAGTTGACCAAGCCAAGTTTAGAGCAGACATTTGAAGAAGACCTTTACCCTACAAGAGGAGTAGGGTATGAAACCATCCTCAAGGAGCAAACCTCTCAGAGCATGTATGTGGAGAACAAAGCTTTCTCCATGGATGAGCCACAGTCTG CTAAGAGGCCTGTATCTCCATACAGCGGATACAATGGACAGATCAGGAGCAGCGTCTATCAGCCCACGGAAATGGCGTTAATGAATAAAAACACG ACAGAACTTCCGTATGATGTGATCATTCCCAGAGCCACTGCCAACACTCATCCGGCTGTGGCTGCCAGCGGGAACTCCACACTGAGAGCCGAGGACGCATTCTCTGCACAGAACCGTCACAGTTCAAATAACGGACAG GCCAATTCTTCCCCCTACAGTCAGTGGTGA